The Watersipora subatra chromosome 1, tzWatSuba1.1, whole genome shotgun sequence genome has a window encoding:
- the LOC137410568 gene encoding pancreas transcription factor 1 subunit alpha-like, which produces MANNRQYSHVHNCVILWFYDASGGLKAVQTGALFLIKARKATAHVQRNAANNRERLRMQSINEAFDGLRTHVPTLPYEKKLSKVDTLRLAIEYIQFLRELVDNTALENQIKERKVVICCSQQLFTTDTCQQVTGHSLSWRRKNSRNGNKVVSAGIWTPERRMMYRCRGLGLFRTHHGTPAASHCAVLWIPLKDRTKQNLHSLPELVQTTITRADLKKAIVAPTFRKQWMMAYVL; this is translated from the exons ATGGCCAATAATAGGCAGTATTCACACGTACACAACTGTGTTATTCTTTGGTTCTATGATGCCTCAGGAGGTTTGAAGGCAGTTCAGACAGGTGCTCTCTTTCTTATCAAAg CGAGGAAGGCCACTGCCCATGTACAGAGAAATGCAGCGAACAACAGAGAACGCCTCAGGATGCAGTCCATAAACGAAGCATTTGATGGCCTCAGAACACATGTCCCTACTTTACCTTATGAGAAAAAGCTTTCTAAG GTTGACACTCTGAGGCTCGCCATAGAATACATCCAATTTCTTCGAGAACTTGTTGACAATACAGCGCTAGAAAATCAAATCAAAGAACGAAAAGTTGTAATATGCTGTAGTCAACAGCTTTTCACCACCGACACATGTCAACAGGTAACTGGGCACTCactctcttggagaagaaaaAATAGCAGAAATGGCAACAAAGTTGTGAGTGCAGGTATATGGACACCAGAAAGAA GGATGATGTACAGATGCAGGGGATTGGGATTGTTTCGCACCCACCATGGCACGCCAGCTGCCAGCCATTGCGCAGTT CTTTGGATACCTCTGAAGGACAGAACAAAACAAAATTTACACTCACTGCCAGAACTAGTACAAACGACCATAACTAGAGCAGACTTGAAAAAAGCTATAGTTGCACCAACTTTCAGAAAACAATGGATGATGGCATATGTCCTATAG
- the LOC137410557 gene encoding basic helix-loop-helix transcription factor scleraxis-like codes for MPKRPNSEDGDNHSDSSSGESPPVHEFLQQPKVETSCTATRPQIPCTQDIAVGSTKERDRTHSVNTAFFELRTLIPTEPPNRKLSKIETLRLAASYISHLHTVLMAGVDVLDQPCIRHPALHLYGISSSCPTRTCTFCLSAPKQTYSSCRQAAPKHKRQKL; via the coding sequence ATGCCAAAGAGACCGAACAGTGAAGATGGCGACAACCATTCTGACTCCAGCAGCGGAGAGTCGCCACCAGTTCACGAGTTCTTGCAGCAGCCCAAGGTAGAGACGAGTTGCACCGCCACCCGTCCGCAAATACCATGCACGCAGGATATTGCGGTAGGCAGCACAAAGGAACGGGATCGTACACATTCTGTAAACACAGCATTCTTTGAGCTACGCACACTCATTCCGACGGAGCCGCCGAACAGAAAGTTGAgtaaaatagaaacattacgACTAGCTGCTAGTTATATTTCTCACTTACACACAGTGCTCATGGCGGGAGTAGATGTACTAGACCAGCCGTGTATCAGACATCCAGCTCTACACCTTTACGGCATCTCCAGCTCATGTCCAACAAGGACATGCACATTCTGTCTCAGCGCTCCTAAACAGACTTACTCGAGCTGTCGACAGGCAGCGCCCAAGCACAAGCGCCAGAAGTTGTAG
- the LOC137410546 gene encoding uncharacterized protein has protein sequence MTSDSFINALRNLIAIRGAVSTIRCDQGTNFVGAFNDLARNMQGRITHHYPDIKFTFNPPHSSNMGGVWERLIRSARNILKGMGEKHGGRLSTPQLRTLLYEVMAVMNSRPLGVVTEEQTPLTPNMLLTMKSQLTLPPPGVFEKADIYSKKHWRVVQQLANEFWRRWRNEYIHTLQTRQKWTHKQDEVLVGDVVHVLKDEGLRGDWSLARVVDIERSHDGEPKNWREAVGTGASSPGAARILITERRCEFSAMRCHQRYVV, from the exons ATGACCTCAGACAGCTTTATAAATGCTCTGAGAAATCTCATAGCCATTCGTGGAGCTGTATCCACTATTCGGTGTGACCAAGGAACAAATTTTGTAGGAGCTTTCAATGACCTAGCTAGAAATATGCAAGGACGTATTACCCATCACTATCCGGATATCAAGTTTACATTTAATCCTCCCCATTCCAGCAACATGGGTGGTGTTTGGGAGAGACTTATCAGATCAGCAAGAAACATTCTAAAAGGAATGGGTGAAAAGCATGGTGGGAGACTGAGCACCCCTCAACTGCGGACCCTTCTATATGAAGTGATGGCAGTAATGAATAGTCGACCTCTTGGTGTCGTCACAGAAGAACAGACACCACTCACACCAAACATGCTTCTTACGATGAAATCACAACTTACCTTGCCACCCCCTGGTGTGTTTGAGAAGGCAGACATTTATTCTAAAAAACATTGGAGAGTTGTCCAGCAGCTAGCTAATGAGTTCTGGCGAAGGTGGCGCAATGAATATATTCATACCTTGCAAACCAGGCAAAAATGGACCCACAAGCAAGACGAAGTGTTGGTTGGTGACGTGGTTCACGTACTCAAAGATGAGGGACTCCGAGGTGACTGGTCACTCGCGCGGGTCGTAGATATAGAACGATCTCATGATGGTGAG CCAAAGAACTGGAGGGAGGCAGTTGGTACGGGTGCCTCAAGCCCAGGAGCAGCTAGAATTCTAATAACAGAAAGGCGGTGTGAATTCAGTGCGATGAGATGCCATCAACGATATGTTGTGTAA
- the LOC137410538 gene encoding uncharacterized protein: protein MDLNSLSWILPVWVSSKKNPLKEALVYALVDSMSDTTYITVDTIHKIQPDYTHTEIDITTMISDKKKVHTHLVYGLTVRAYNHKVCYELPPSYSHHKIPIDRRQIPTKTVLSRWPHLIQVANELPNNHKDVPVGLLIGNNFTKAFKPQQVIDTDHDDEPFAIKTAIGWNVMGGSAPHTTLATIVDQPAKHDFVTFQCTTKSNKELHKLINIFNQEFHGAHEDTPSLSVDDKQFLHILKTQTTLKKGRVTMPLPFKSKPYALNTKSAAIHRFRLLEKKFQKDSHYKEQYREFMRDIINKGEAIPATEETTDHSWYIPHFGVYHPRKPDRIRVVFDCAAKVGGVSLNDFLLQGPEHMNDLQGILLRFRLRPIAIMGDIERMFHQFKVSENHQDYLRFIWYNAEGQLQSYKMTVHLFGARSSPACATYGLRFLADNFRDAIPHNTQSHHFIHHNFYVDDGLASVRNESEAVNLIKESQALCQTGKLRLHKIASNSRAVLAAIPKSECTSVLASLALTSEPLPQERSLGVLWDTNQDIFTFKHEPPSKPNTRRGVLSSVASVFDPLGLISPFTLKGRIILQETCKQNYNWDTPLESSLLNCWAKWKSDLSNVHNVQVPRCVSPRAFNQIESAQLHTFTDASTTGYGHCTYLRLVNTNRKVHVALLASKAKVAPIKQITIPRLELQAACSAVQAVNKYVKELELPNITTYFYSDSTVVLGYICNTKERFQTFVANRVETIRTLSKPKNWAYVPTNQNPADMASCGASIIDLTHSEWFSGPKFLWTEPIDIPSQPQLSISPNDDEVKKASISLMTTAKVVVFDKYLERFSKWNSAIKAIALIRKVIYKEAEPNYETAKHAILRIIQHDYFSDEIADLNKYKSVKKSSSLMKLAPFVDENGLLRIGGRLQESSTLSFHEKHPTIIPKASHIAKLIISHYHQLAAHQGCGPTLASIQTHGFWIVNARSQVYKHVKSCVICKKYEVRRKFLRWLLFLQKG from the coding sequence ATGGACTTGAACTCACTTTCGTGGATACTACCTGTTTGGGTCTCGAGTAAAAAAAACCCTCTAAAGGAAGCTTTAGTATATGCTCTTGTTGACTCAATGTCCGACACAACTTATATCACTGTAGATACGATACACAAGATACAACCAGACTATACCCACACAGAAATAGATATTACAACAATGATATCTGACAAAAAGAAAGTCCATACTCATCTAGTGTATGGTTTGACAGTCAGAGCCTACAATCACAAAGTTTGCTATGAATTACCCCCTAGCTATTCACATCACAAAATACCTATTGACAGACGACAAATACCTACAAAAACTGTACTGAGCCGTTGGCCACATCTCATACAAGTAGCTAATGAATTACCTAACAATCACAAAGATGTACCTGTCGGCCTACTCATAGGCAACAATTTTACCAAAGCCTTCAAACCTCAGCAAGTTATCGACACTGATCATGATGATGAACCATTTGCCATCAAAACTGCCATAGGCTGGAATGTTATGGGTGGCAGTGCTCCACATACCACACTAGCAACAATTGTTGACCAACCAGCCAAACATGATTTTGTGACATTTCAGTGCACAACCAAATCAAACAAAGAACTGCACAAACTCATAAATATATTCAACCAAGAATTTCATGGTGCACATGAAGACACACCAAGCCTCTCTGTAGATGATAAACAATTTCTTCACATACTAAAAACACAAACTACTCTAAAAAAGGGCAGGGTAACCATGCCCTTGCCATTCAAATCAAAACCATATGCACTAAATACAAAATCAGCTGCCATACATAGGTTTAGGCTGCTAGAAAAGAAATTCCAGAAAGACTCGCATTATAAGGAACAGTACCGTGAGTTTatgagagatataataaacaaggGAGAAGCTATTCCTGCAACTGAAGAAACTACTGACCACTCATGGTACATTCCACACTTTGGGGTGTACCACCCTAGAAAACCGGATCGAATTAGAGTAGTTTTTGACTGTGCTGCCAAGGTGGGAGGAGTGAGCCTGAATGACTTTCTTCTTCAAGGGCCAGAACATATGAACGATCTACAAGGAATTCTGCTAAGGTTTAGACTGAGACCAATAGCAATCATGGGAGACATCGAGAGGATGTTTCACCAGTTCAAAGTATCGGAAAATCACCAAGATTATTTACGATTCATTTGGTACAACGCAGAAGGTCAGCTTCAGTCATACAAAATGACTGTACATTTATTTGGAGCCAGGTCCTCTCCTGCATGTGCCACTTATGGGCTACGATTTTTGGCTGACAATTTCAGAGACGCAATTCCCCACAACACACAATCGCACCACTTTATACACCATAACTTTTATGTTGATGATGGCCTTGCCAGTGTCAGAAACGAATCTGAGGCCGTAAACCTGATCAAAGAATCTCAGGCTCTGTGTCAGACAGGGAAACTGAGGTTACACAAGATAGCTTCAAACAGTAGAGCCGTACTAGCTGCCATTCCAAAAAGTGAGTGCACTAGCGTATTGGCTAGTCTAGCGCTTACCTCAGAACCTCTTCCACAAGAAAGGTCTCTTGGTGTACTGTGGGATACTAACCAAGATATATTCACTTTCAAGCATGAACCACCCTCAAAACCCAACACCCGAAGAGGAGTTTTGTCCTCAGTCGCATCCGTCTTTGACCCTTTAGGTCTGATATCCCCCTTCACACTCAAAGGGAGAATTATTCTGCAGGAAACCTGCAAGCAGAACTATAATTGGGATACCCCTTTAGAATCATCACTGCTAAATTGCTGGGCCAAATGGAAGTCAGACCTCTCCAATGTACACAATGTTCAAGTACCTCGATGTGTGTCACCCAGAGCTttcaatcaaattgaaagtgcTCAATTACATACGTTTACCGATGCTAGTACTACCGGTTATGGTCACTGTACATATTTGCGATTAGTTAATACAAACCGCAAGGTTCATGTAGCCCTACTAGCCAGCAAAGCTAAGGTAGCCCCCATCAAGCAAATCACAATACCAAGGCTCGAACTGCAAGCAGCTTGTAGTGCTGTACAAGCGGTAAACAAGTACGTCAAGGAGCTAGAGCTTCCAAACATCAcaacttatttttattctgattccACAGTAGTACTAGGATACATCTGCAATACAAAGGAGCGGTTTCAAAcatttgttgctaacagagtcGAAACGATACGCACACTTTCTAAACCAAAAAATTGGGCATATGTGCCAACTAACCAGAATCCAGCTGATATGGCATCATGTGGTGCTAGCATCATTGATCTCACACACTCAGAATGGTTTTCAGGTCCAAAGTTTTTGTGGACTGAACCAATTGATATACCCTCACAACCTCAGCTGTCCATTAGTCCTAATGACGATGAAGTTAAGAAGGCCTCCATTTCCCTAATGACAACTGCCAAAGTAGTAGTATTTGATAAGTACTTGGAACGATTTTCAAAATGGAACAGTGCAATCAAGGCAATAGCCTTAATACGAAAAGTGATCTATAAGGAAGCAGAGCCCAACTACGAAACAGCAAAGCATGCCATCCTTAGGATAATACAACATGATTACTTCTCTGATGAAATCGCTGATCTAAACAAATACAAATCAGTTAAAAAATCTAGCAGCCTTATGAAACTCGCACCATTCGTAGACGAAAATGGACTCCTTAGGATTGGTGGGAGACTCCAAGAGAGTTCAACCCTTAGCTTTCATGAAAAGCATCCTACCATTATTCCGAAGGCTAGTCACATAGCCAAACTTATCATTAGCCATTATCACCAGTTAGCTGCTCACCAAGGGTGTGGACCTACTCTAGCAAGCATCCAAACTCATGGGTTCTGGATAGTAAATGCTAGATCTCAGGTGTACAAGCATGTGAAAAGTTGCGTCATTTGCAAAAAATACGAGGTACGCCGAAAATTCCTCAGATGGCTACTCTTCCTTCAGAAAGGTTAG